The Lactobacillus sp. ESL0791 DNA segment AATTTGAAACCTCTAATGAACATTACAAGAACCATTAATGTAAAACCATCAGTTGACCTAATGCTCAGAAGCCAAGAACTAAATATCGAGATGCTAGAATCCCAAGACAATACTGGCGATGACCTTGCTGATTCAAAGAGAGTCTACAAGATGATGAAAGATATGCTCGATTTTATCCAAGACTTTACCCAAATCTCAGATGAGGAAATGGCAACCTATCGCAAAAATGCCAGCATGGAGGATGTAGGTGAAGTCCTTGGCTATCTCGTAATGAGATTACAAGGTCTTAGCGATGACCAAGTTAAAGATGCTCAAAGAAAGCAGGAGCTAGAAAACAAGGTAGCTGAGTCCGACCCAAAAGAATGAGGGCTTTAGTTGCCGAAAGACATAGGACGTTAGCCGAGTTAAAAAATAACCACGAGGACTTACTACTCAATCTGAAGGAATTCACGGAAATGGGAATCCTACCGTCACAGGCACGGCAAGAAGATTATTACGATTTACTGTCAGTAATGGGGGC contains these protein-coding regions:
- a CDS encoding phage tail tube assembly chaperone, whose product is MKIKINLKPLMNITRTINVKPSVDLMLRSQELNIEMLESQDNTGDDLADSKRVYKMMKDMLDFIQDFTQISDEEMATYRKNASMEDVGEVLGYLVMRLQGLSDDQVKDAQRKQELENKVAESDPKE